In Juglans regia cultivar Chandler chromosome 13, Walnut 2.0, whole genome shotgun sequence, the DNA window GAATCGCTCAACTTATCTTATTGATTTTGGGTGGTTGCTGTTAGTGCCACCAGAGAATTTTGGAATTCAGGTCTTTATAGAAATGGAGGCAAACTTTCTCTTCTCTAATCATGTGAACAACAAACTCCAATGTAGCTTCTGTATAAAATATGTAGGtagagccttttttttttcaaaaaataatttgtaatatgTAGGTAGAGCTTTAAACAGGGAAAGCTCATTGGAACTTTTCGTGGTATCTTATTCAAAAGATGTCTTTTTCCCACCATTAGGACTCAGCATTTTATGATGGTAATTGGTAAGCACATAAGAATGGTAAAGAAATATGTCTATCATAATAAAGCTGGGATTACATTATTGGGAACATATGTATGGCATGTTATTCAGATGACATTGAGGAAGGGAAGATTATCAAACAGCCCCATTATcgctaacaaaaaaaaaaaaacaaataagccCATTGTCAAACCCACAGCTGAAACATTCAATAAAACGAGATCACTAGATATTATGGAAATTagaacattttccaaaacccaaagCAGACTCGTGTAAAACCACAGAAACAGGGGCTAGGAATGGGATCCACTCCTTTGCGTATGCAACCGATGTCAATGGCGAGGCATTTTGAGGTCAGGAAGAGGAGGTTTATAGTAATGAGAATGCGGTGGAGAATCATTTGACACCTAGTATTGTGTATATGGTCTGTACTATGGTGAGCGCAAACAGGAAGATGGCAGCAATAAGGGAGAGAATAGCCCATGGGTTTCTGAAATAGGTATGAATGAGATTGGCCCGCCACCTATTCAAGCGCTTCTTGCAGTACCCACTGACCCTTTTATGCACTACATCGAGGCTACTTTCTGGGTCGAGCGTTATATCCTTAGAGAGAGAGTTAAAGAGCTTAGCGACAGCTTTGTCACTTCCAATGGCATTCTGTATGATTTCGCTCGACTGCAGGAGGGCAACATCCATCTCATTGTCGATGATGTTGTCCATGAAAGAGATATAGGAGGTAATCTCGTTGCCGGCCCCAACATGGAAACGCTCAAAGGCTATTAAGTTCAGGAATATCGACTCGGTGGCATCGTCCACAACGATGAGTGGAAGCCTAAGCACCCCGCCGTTGAAAGTGATATCTTTGAGGCTCGCTTTTTTGTCTGCCTTGAACCGGATTCCGGCTTCATTAAGCTCTGTTGCAGATCTTATGATCTCGTCATCGTCACCACTTGGCTTGTCCGTTTCGTGTGTTTCCTTCCCtggattgttttgtttttccttagGCTGAAGCAGAATCTTCCTATAAACATCCAATACGTGCAGGCAGTTACCCATCTCTGAGTAATGGGCTTTGGGGAACCAAGACTTCACTATGAGTTCATTGGCACGTTCTTTTTTCTGCTCGAGAGTTATGGTTTCTTTGTTAATTCAGGAACGTCGTCACATTAGCACTAATTAATGACCGATGGACGATTTCACTTGAAGTCACGCAAGTGTcgtgtaaaatattttttttaaaaataaaatataaaaatagcaTTAAGCAAATTCACAGTGACCAGTTTTATATTTAACTTTAAATCTAAATTATAACGAAAGTTGAGAAACAGTTGCAAGATTTTGATTGCATTTGGACAGTGAGATGATGTcaaatattctgtgaataataataaaatattaaataataataaataatagataaaaaataaaaataaaataacaagagAGATATCACCTTGACTGGATGATTTTTAACATCGAGTCTTTTCTCATCAACTTCAGGCAGTAGTTCAAGAAGTAGTTCAAGAACCTGCATTGGGATTTGATTTTCAAGCATCAGCATGTCGCGCCTGATATGGGGCATGATATACAGTTTACCGTGTTTGCTGAATATCGGATCCTTGGAATCATCGTCCTCCAACTGATTCGCAGTACTGGCAAGCAGGATTTCCAGCATAAAGCATCCGTCGAGAGTCATCATTTTTAAGAGTCCGTGTGTGTCCTTTTCCCATTTGGGATCGAGCGGCTCGTACGAGTCTTTCAAATCCTGCACGACCTTAGTTAAAGCGTCGACGAACGATTGAACAGGTTTTCCACATCTCCTGAAGAAACGGAGCAATGCCCTGTGCTTATGCTCCTCCATCCGCTGTAATGGTGCTTCCCTGTGATGGTAAGGACCGAAGGAGACTGTCTGCGGCATGTAGGCCTTTTTGTTTAGATCTTTAACCCATGCAGGTACTTCATAGATTGAATGCTTTTTCCACTGCTTTGTCTCCTTTGAAGTATCCCTCGTATATTTTACTTCATCATCGACTTGTACGACCCAATTCAGATCTTCCATTAGTACTGTCCAGAATGTCTGCAGTAATAACGGGaatgatgatcaaaacaagcaCCTTCCCCTCTCCTGTTTTAGTATCAACTTCTGGTTTCATTTATACATCCTTGAGCATCAGAAACATGCAGATATCATTCTCAAGTATCCAAGTTTTCTTGGACGCGCGCTTTACTCATAAGGCAATTGATTGATTCTCAAGTAATAAGCACCCATTATGGTATTCCTAAAGCTGAAAACACTTGGGGGCCAAGTGGAGAGACCTTTTCTGCTCTACTCAGTGGATATAATATGCTGCACTTAGAATATTCCTTTCTTGTAATGAGTGAAAGGCAGCTTTTGTCATTAATCACATGCGAAGCTGTTTGTGATATTCTGCCCTTGTTTCTAGAATAACACAAtctgcatattttatatatatatatatatatatatatatatatataaaagtagctCAAACCTGAATTAGTACATGAAACACGAGCAATAGACAAAAGTTGCATGATCTTCAACAAGAAGATGAGGGAACCAAAAGAAAGGGCATTTGCCACATTTACACGATAGCTCAAGGGCATTAACAATGTGGGctccaattaataataaatacaggAGGTAGGTTAACATCTTCCATTTCTGCACTTTTAAAGTCTAGACGAATGCTTTTTTCGTTACTCCATATATATTCTCTTAAAGGGTGCCTCTGCATCATGTTTTGAAGTTCACCCTATCTACAAGctcattttctccattttaatcaaacaaaatgtgagatctctaatttttatttgtgtttatatttccgtatattttaattaatgtgttattttatttatggtattttatttatgataattttattttattttgtgtgtgttTCCAGGTTGgacttctttaattattgtgtttttattttaactgggttgtgtgtgtgtgtgtgtttaattTTGATCCAGTCTTGTGTTTGACCCAGCCCGTGTAGCATCAAGCCCAACTCGTGTGAGAGATAGCCCAGCCCGTGCTGTGAACCCAGCCTCCTCTTATTAAATCGAACGGCACCGTTTTGATGGAGTCTAGGGCTCCATCTCTTTTCTCTTTGGCGCCGCACTgcagttcttcttcttccttcttcttctttcttccagcTTCTTCTTGTACCACTTGCTGCCATTGCCAACCACTCCTCCAATCAGATCTTAAGCCATGCATTTCACTCAACTCAACCACCATCTCCTTACCATTCACCTCTTTCTTGCATGAACTACTCGGTGTCGTTCAGTGGGACTCCGAATTTGCTCGCTATCAAGCCTTCACTCCTTGCGGCCACCTCCTTCCACCGTGAGCAACTCCGTGTCGACTGGTAGTGAGCTTCGGGTTTCGCTGTCCAGCTGCCGTGCCACACGTCCGTGCGAAATGCCATCTCTCCTCCACGGCTTGAGCTGCCGTTTTCACCGTTCTTCTACTTGTGCGACACGCGACCCTGCAAACCGCCATGtttggcctatttataggccatggcTTGCACAAATAAAATCTTCCAAGAATGCTCATCCTCTTTCTCCCACTCAAGTCATTTTcatcttttggattttttgagtTTGTTCTGAAATTTTGTTTGTGAACCCGAAAGCTTGAGGCTTTGGccgtgttttgttttgttctaaaatttgtgGAAATTCAATCGGTTTGTTTTGGTAAATTGTTGGAATTTCCGTGTGTTGagtttctcaaattttatttcatagatCAATTTCTTTGAGAGAGAACCCACTAGAAAAGTCAATGTTTTAATTCTAGAAAAAAATCACTATTGCCACCGCTGTGCCGCCATCTTGAGCAACGCCTTTTTCACTTGATCTTCCAGAATTTTCCATCTTCGtttgtatgtaatttttcagttttaaaataatattattgtaattgtCATATGTAAAATGTAACTGTTGGCATGTTggaaattgggccttgggccattAAAATGTTGGGTTGTGATTGTGGTTGGTTTTGGTGTTGGGCCTTGGGCtttgggccggattggaggacGAGATTACGCGTGTAGTTGCTTGTAAActgtatttttgtattattgTGAATTTGTAAATGAGACATTTAAATGTATTCCAATAAACTGTTGTAATGCATACTTATCGTTTTTACTAAATTGTGTTGTGATGTCACGTTGTCTGTTTGGATTTGTGAATAAATATGTGGCTGTGTGTGTATCACGATCCCAAGtcgagatgaggcattatctcggtggagctcgtCTGGTCACTTGGGAGCTTAACAGACTAACGTGGCGTCTCCTGAGTTGTCGCTAGGCGACGACGGGAAAGGACGAAgtggtaacgctctcgtaccgattccgtgaccttttggctggcgaggttagaggatgtttggccatgtacgcgctggacgagattttttggcTTGAGTGattaaaagtgtatttttgggaaaaaaaagaaatgaggctTTGTTTTTCTGCATATTTATCCGTATGGGGACACGTGATTTCATTAATGTGCAATAAATCTTTTGGATAttgtttttggttaattacttgttgagatgtcataataacataatctcattgtggtgttttaccctacgatTCCATagagtctgacgcagagcccgagTATGAACCCGAGGGATCAACTTCGCCAAAGGTTTGAGTTGCTGAAATATTGTTCAgcgttatgggatttgtttcccttatatTATTTcctgtctttaatttatctatcGGATGAttgtataattcttgtaaagttactttactatttttgaacaattctggtacttaataaagaaataccctttttatttctctgttacgaatattattattttttgtatacttattgcatgttgtacacactctgagcactggtcgttgGGGTGTGTGATCcatgtggtcatcatcccggtgtcacgaacttcacaaaaataacatgtggggggtcgagggcgccacacaAAAATGGAGAGCTACTGTAGCtagaaagtaaaatatttgcCTTTTACCTCTTTCAATATAGACCATTTTAAGGGAATGTTCGCCAAATTTTAGTTTGCATTTACATTTGGCTAAACCAACGTGAATGCTCTTGCCttgcatctttaattaattaattgagtataaaaaatatctatctcAAGCATGCATCTTACTTTTCTTTCAATTagttgattcttttttttttttttttgaatttgcaaTTAATTGATTCTCACTCCATAGCTCGGCCCACTTATAATagatgtttgagaatgagataatatgagaattttgtgaatagtagtataataatttgtgaatagtagtgagatagtttaaattaagtattttttaaatttttaggtaGAGCTTTAAACAGGGAAAGCTCATTGAAACTTTTTGTGGTATCTTATTCAAAAGATGTATTTTTCCCATCATTAGGACTCAATATTTTATGATGGAACATAAGAATGGTAAAGAAATATGTCTATCGTAATAAAGCTTGGATTACATTATTGGGAACATATGTATGGCATGTTATTCAGATGACATCGAGGAGGAGAAGATTATCAAACAACCCCCttatcactaaaaaaaaaaaacagagagagagaagaaaaaaagctcATTTTCAAACCCACAGCTGAAACCATTCAATAAAACAAGATCACTCAAAGTTATTATGAAAAGGAGAACATAAAGCAGACTCATGTAAAACCATTGAAACAGGGGCTAGGAATGGGATCCACTCCTTTGCGTATGCAACCGATTTCAATGGCGAGGTGTTTTGAGGTCAGGAAGAGGAGATTTACAGTAATGagaaggtggtggagaatcGTTAGACACCTAGTATTGTGTATACGGTCttgtaaaatcaccacttatcccaaaagtttaagctgatggaaatagataaattttattatttattttatatattaacaagTCTGTACTATGGTGAGCGCAAATAGGAAGATGACAGCAATAAGGGAGAGAATAGCCCAGGGATTTCCAAAAGAAATAATCTGGGGAGAACAGTTTGGGAGCAGTAACTTTTCCACACACTATATGGTATCATCCAGACCACACATCtcctaaatttgaaattagtagattgagagagagagagagagagagagagagagagaaatgagaagaTAGAgcagagttgagagagagagtggagatgagagagagaagccgagagagagacgatgagagaaAGATATCGagatgagggatgagagagatctgatgagagagagagtcaaggagagagagagagccgagatgagagagagagagctgaggagagagagatctgatatgtgtgtgtgagagagagagagagagagagagttgatgagagagataggaagagagagagaggtctggtGCATTTtgcatcaaaaaaaaaaaaaatcaaagaacaaGAAGCATCCACATAATATGTGCATTGTGTACACCACTACAGTGGATGTTATATAGAAGAACTCTTTCTAAAATAGGTATGAAAGAGATTGGCCCGCCACCTATTCAAGCGCTTCTTGCAGTAATCACTGACCATTTTATGCACTACATCGAGGCTACTTTCTGGGTCGAGCGTTATATCcttagagagagagttgaagagCTTGGCGACAGCTTTGTCACTTCCAATGGCATTTAGTATGATGCTGCTCGAACGCAGGAGGGCAACATCCATCGCATTGTCGATGATGTTGTCCATGAAAAAGACATAGGAGGTAATCTCGTTGCCGGCCCCGACGTGGAAACGCTCAAAGGCTATTAAGTTCAGGAATATTGACTCGGTGGCATTGTCCACGATGATGAGTGGAAGCCTAAGCACCCCGCCGGCGAAAGTGATGTCTTTGAGGCTCGCATTTTTGTTTACCTTGAACCGGATTCCGGCTTTATTAAGCTCTGTTGCAGATCTTATGATCTCGTCACCACTTGGCTTGTCCTGTCCGAGTGGTCTCCCctcatgtttttttatatggttTCCCTTTTGCTGAAGCAAGCTCCTCCTATAAACATCCAATACGTGCAGGCAGTCGCCCATCTCTGAGTAATGGGGTCTGGGGAACCAAGACTTGAGTATGAATTGATTGGCACTCTCTTTATCCTGCTCAAGAGTCATCGTTTCTttgtaaaagaatttaaaaaaaaaaccattaaaacagtattaaaaaaattcacagtaACCGATTTTATATTGAGAACTGCTACATATACAAAGagtttccataaaaataaactcacaaatagACGTGACTTCatgtgatccgttagatctattttacactaaaagtaactttacaatcaaaCGTTCTGCATCAAATTAcgtcagtttatagatttacttttgtataattttgttatgactaaagtatttctcttttatattaaagtctataaatataaaacataacgGAAGTTGAGAAAAAGTTGCAAGATTTTGTCACGTAGACAGAGAAGAGAGATTTCACCTTCACTGGATTATTAACGTCGGAGCCTTTCCCAACTTCAAGCAGTTGTTCAAGAACCCGCATTGGGATCTGATTTTCAAGCATCAGCATGTCGCGCCTGATATGGGGCATGATATGCAGTTTCCCGTGTTTGCTGAATATCGGATCCTTGGAATCATAGTCATTCGATTCATCTACACTGGCACGAAGGATTTCCAGCATAAAGCATCCGTCGAGAGTCATCATTTTTAAGAATCCAGCTGTGTCGTCTGCCCATTTGGGATCGAGCGGCTCGTACGAGTCTTTCAAATCCTGCACGACCTTATCTAAAGCGTCGAGGCACGATTCAACAGGTTTTCCACATCTCCTTAAGAAATGGAGAAATGCCCTGTGCTTATGCTCCTCCATCCGTTTTAAATGTGCTTCCCCATGATGGTAAGGACCGAATGATACTGTCTGTGGCATGTAGGCCCTTTTGTTTAGATCTTTAACGCTTGCAGGTACTTCATAGATTGAATGCTTTTCCCACTGTTGTCTCTCCTTTGAAGTATCCCCCATTTTTTCTACTCCATCATTGACGTCTATGATCCATTTCAAATGGGAGGTGACGTCTATGATCCATTTCAAACCTTCCATTAGTACTGTCCAGAATGTCTGCAGTAATAACGGGaatgatgatcaaaacaagcaCCTTCCCCTCTCCTGTTCTAGCATCAACTTCTGGTTTCATTTATACATCCTTGAGCATCAGAAACATGCAGATATCATTCTCAAGTATCCAAGTTTTCTTGGACGCGCGCTTTACTCATTAGGCAATTGATTGATTCTCAAGTAATAAGCACCCATCATGGTATTCCTAAAGCTGAAAACACTTGGGGGCCAAGTGGATATAATATGCTGCACTTGCAACATTCCTTTCTTGTAATTAGTGAAAGGCAGCTTTTGTCCTTGATCACATGCGAAGCTGTTTGTGATATTCTACCCTTGTTTCTAGAATAAcaatctgcatatatatatatatatatatatatattagtagtgAGTCACGTGTAATGCACGTTTTCTTAGtgactaatattcacaaaatataaaaataatatgtttttttaaataaaattaattagtcaataatttaatgtacatgagtagaaaaataaattttaataagcaTCATAACGATAACAAAATGTTAcaataatatgagtaatatgaaaaattaaaagattttagatattctagcaatagttttcttaacaaaatatataaattgtagaaTTTAATCACACTACTCAATGATGCAGGGAGcactaaaaaaatcattttatctaaatgagtttagttaattaagaatattatgagatttaaattatattaaaaattctaattatttatatgattttattctcttaaaaatatttaacaaaattctattttttatttaatgataaaagattagtattttataaattaaagttgaatttatattttaattatctattttaagtttatttattttttaatgttttaacatCTACTATTGGATCAATTCTGGAGattcaagatgaagggttgagatttaaaatctcaaatcttaatttttccAATCACTATTCATGACCGTTGGCTTTTAATGTAAACAgtaattactgtttattactgttcaaaTTACCCATGCTCTTAAGatataggaagatatatatatataagtagctCACGCCTGAATTAGTACATGAAAGTATGAAACACAAGCAATAGACAAAGAAAAAGTCTAAAGTCAGGCATGCTTGGGGCAGGCCCGGGGCACGGCGTCCAGCGTGGCTATATGAAATGGCAGCGTTGCATCTTGTTGAAAACGGTGTGTTCAAGAAAATTTTCTAAGCCCCTTCATACTCCCCCTTCTCCATTTCTGAATGAGACGCCGAACCCTAGCCACTTCATATTGCCCCTTCTCCATTTCTGAGGAATTCccttcttcttcaaattctgcCTCATTGCCTCTGACACAATCAACACGATCTAATTGAACCTAACTGATTTCCCTACAAAAATGTACGGCATAGTTTGCAGGATTGCCTTGTATGCACCCGTTGATCGAGCTATCTCAAACTCCGATCGGAAATTGATATCGATCAACAATCTCTCCCCTTCCACTATTACATCTA includes these proteins:
- the LOC108997448 gene encoding UPF0481 protein At3g47200-like, whose amino-acid sequence is MEDLNWVVQVDDEVKYTRDTSKETKQWKKHSIYEVPAWVKDLNKKAYMPQTVSFGPYHHREAPLQRMEEHKHRALLRFFRRCGKPVQSFVDALTKVVQDLKDSYEPLDPKWEKDTHGLLKMMTLDGCFMLEILLASTANQLEDDDSKDPIFSKHGKLYIMPHIRRDMLMLENQIPMQVLELLLELLPEVDEKRLDVKNHPVKKKERANELIVKSWFPKAHYSEMGNCLHVLDVYRKILLQPKEKQNNPGKETHETDKPSGDDDEIIRSATELNEAGIRFKADKKASLKDITFNGGVLRLPLIVVDDATESIFLNLIAFERFHVGAGNEITSYISFMDNIIDNEMDVALLQSSEIIQNAIGSDKAVAKLFNSLSKDITLDPESSLDVVHKRVSGYCKKRLNRWRANLIHTYFRNPWAILSLIAAIFLFALTIVQTIYTILGVK
- the LOC108997336 gene encoding UPF0481 protein At3g47200-like; the protein is MEGLKWIIDVTSHLKWIIDVNDGVEKMGDTSKERQQWEKHSIYEVPASVKDLNKRAYMPQTVSFGPYHHGEAHLKRMEEHKHRAFLHFLRRCGKPVESCLDALDKVVQDLKDSYEPLDPKWADDTAGFLKMMTLDGCFMLEILRASVDESNDYDSKDPIFSKHGKLHIMPHIRRDMLMLENQIPMRVLEQLLEVGKGSDVNNPVKDKESANQFILKSWFPRPHYSEMGDCLHVLDVYRRSLLQQKGNHIKKHEGRPLGQDKPSGDEIIRSATELNKAGIRFKVNKNASLKDITFAGGVLRLPLIIVDNATESIFLNLIAFERFHVGAGNEITSYVFFMDNIIDNAMDVALLRSSSIILNAIGSDKAVAKLFNSLSKDITLDPESSLDVVHKMVSDYCKKRLNRWRANLFHTYFRKSSSI